Proteins from a single region of Alphaproteobacteria bacterium LSUCC0719:
- a CDS encoding DUF952 domain-containing protein, whose product MTLVYKICDSTLWNDAVAKGVFVGAGIDLEDGFIHFSTAAQVAETARRHFLHRTGLVLVAIDTAGLDIVWEPSRGGDLFPHLYTDMPVGHAVSVMPLTCDDDGVPQPEGGFSSL is encoded by the coding sequence ATGACGCTTGTATATAAAATCTGCGATTCCACCCTATGGAATGACGCGGTGGCAAAGGGCGTCTTTGTCGGCGCTGGAATAGACCTTGAAGACGGCTTCATTCACTTTTCGACAGCCGCACAGGTCGCCGAAACGGCAAGGCGGCACTTTCTTCACCGCACCGGCCTTGTTCTCGTGGCGATTGACACAGCGGGGCTGGATATCGTGTGGGAGCCATCGCGTGGCGGCGATCTTTTTCCGCATCTCTATACAGACATGCCTGTTGGCCATGCGGTATCTGTGATGCCGCTGACCTGTGATGACGATGGCGTGCCACAACCCGAAGGTGGGTTCTCCAGCCTCTGA
- a CDS encoding nucleoside hydrolase has translation MTAAQSLIIDTDPGQDDAVAILLALASPEINLLGITTVAGNVPLALTEINARKICDLAGRQDIPVFAGLSRPLVRDLVTAEHVHGRTGLDGPDLPPPVTPLQDQHAVDFIIDTIRHEPPGSVTIAPIGPLSNIGMALQRAPDIASRIKQIVLMGGGCFEGGNITPAAEFNIYVDPHAAAIVFGAGIPITMMPLDVTHKALTTARRNDAIRALGNRTGIAVAEMLGFFERFDEAKYGSDGGPLHDPCTIAWMLQPQIFSGRHCNVEIEITSELTMGMTVIDWWQVTGRPQNAFVVGDIDADAFFELITTRLSRLP, from the coding sequence ATGACCGCAGCACAGTCACTGATCATCGACACCGATCCCGGACAGGATGACGCTGTTGCCATTCTGCTGGCGCTGGCGAGCCCGGAGATCAACCTTCTTGGCATTACCACCGTGGCAGGCAATGTGCCGCTGGCATTGACCGAAATCAATGCCCGCAAGATATGCGATCTTGCCGGTCGTCAGGACATTCCCGTCTTCGCAGGGCTGTCGCGCCCCTTGGTCCGCGACCTGGTCACCGCCGAGCATGTGCATGGCCGCACCGGGCTTGACGGCCCCGATCTGCCACCCCCCGTCACGCCGCTGCAGGATCAGCATGCGGTGGATTTCATCATCGACACCATTCGCCACGAACCGCCGGGAAGCGTCACCATCGCGCCAATCGGTCCGCTGTCGAACATCGGCATGGCGTTGCAACGCGCGCCCGATATTGCCAGCCGGATCAAGCAGATCGTGCTGATGGGCGGCGGGTGTTTCGAAGGTGGCAACATCACGCCGGCAGCAGAGTTCAACATCTATGTTGACCCACACGCCGCAGCCATCGTCTTTGGCGCCGGCATCCCAATCACCATGATGCCGCTGGATGTAACCCATAAGGCATTGACAACGGCGCGTCGAAACGATGCCATTCGGGCACTTGGCAACAGAACCGGCATCGCCGTGGCTGAAATGCTGGGGTTCTTTGAACGGTTCGACGAGGCCAAATATGGCAGCGACGGCGGACCACTTCACGATCCCTGCACGATCGCCTGGATGCTGCAGCCGCAGATCTTCAGTGGCAGGCATTGCAATGTCGAGATCGAAATCACCAGCGAGCTGACGATGGGCATGACAGTGATCGACTGGTGGCAGGTAACGGGGCGTCCACAGAACGCATTCGTGGTTGGCGATATCGACGCTGACGCGTTCTTCGAATTGATCACAACCCGCCTGTCACGATTGCCATGA
- a CDS encoding DUF2244 domain-containing protein, which yields MTRHRETMTIWPYRSLSPRGFAVVMMALGLLAFTIGLGFFLMGAWPVIGFLGLELLVVWLAFKMNYRAARRRQHLTATSRHLTIENVSPAGDTQTTELPTAWAQVELTPRDEPEMRSRQRQKVIVRSHGHATEIGGFLHPVETPKLAREVRRMISKAREAALTEDNPAADGQLNAPR from the coding sequence TTGACCCGTCATCGTGAAACCATGACCATCTGGCCATATCGGTCGCTGTCGCCACGAGGCTTTGCCGTGGTCATGATGGCGCTTGGTCTGCTGGCCTTCACCATCGGCCTTGGTTTTTTCCTGATGGGTGCATGGCCGGTCATCGGCTTTCTGGGACTTGAATTGCTGGTTGTCTGGCTTGCCTTCAAGATGAATTACCGTGCCGCGAGGCGTCGCCAGCATCTGACAGCGACAAGCCGGCACCTGACAATCGAGAATGTGTCACCCGCCGGCGATACCCAGACCACCGAACTGCCGACAGCGTGGGCACAGGTCGAACTGACACCTCGCGACGAGCCGGAAATGCGTTCCCGCCAGCGCCAGAAAGTGATTGTCCGGTCGCATGGCCACGCGACCGAAATTGGCGGTTTTCTGCATCCGGTCGAAACACCAAAGCTGGCGCGGGAAGTCCGACGGATGATCAGCAAGGCCCGCGAGGCCGCGCTGACGGAAGACAACCCGGCGGCTGACGGTCAGCTCAATGCGCCGCGTTGA
- a CDS encoding VOC family protein has translation MAIIALGYMGIRSSALGDWSDYARLQLGMQQVDRGGGTLSFRMDDWQQRLVLLDEPGDEFAFMGWQVEKAEELDGLAARIEASGIRVREADRSLCDQRFVSRMIVCDDPDGNRVELFAAPKLATDPFAPGRPIDGFLTGPYGMGHVVLHVEDVAPLLPFYRDILEFRVSDYGLSPYPMYFFHVNGRHHSFAMIGTGRRGLHHFMVEYRNLDDVGQGYDIALMEDDRVAYTLGRHTNDYMTSFYAHTPSNFFIESGWGGRVIDLDEWQPHETHLGPSFWGHDRVHLPEDRRGVMRDMRLKAAAEGKRTPRLVDCPWLYDQLSD, from the coding sequence ATGGCGATCATCGCACTTGGATATATGGGCATTCGATCGTCGGCGCTTGGCGACTGGTCGGATTACGCGCGTCTCCAGCTTGGCATGCAGCAGGTTGACAGGGGCGGTGGCACATTGTCGTTCCGGATGGATGACTGGCAGCAGCGGTTGGTCCTGCTTGATGAGCCGGGCGATGAATTCGCCTTCATGGGGTGGCAGGTTGAAAAGGCCGAGGAGCTGGATGGCCTGGCGGCCCGGATCGAGGCATCGGGCATCCGTGTGCGCGAGGCGGACAGGTCCTTGTGCGATCAGCGTTTTGTAAGCCGAATGATTGTCTGCGATGACCCGGATGGCAATCGTGTTGAATTGTTTGCAGCGCCTAAACTTGCCACAGACCCTTTTGCACCAGGGCGGCCCATTGATGGATTTTTGACCGGTCCCTATGGCATGGGGCATGTTGTGCTTCATGTCGAGGATGTGGCACCGCTCTTGCCGTTCTACCGCGATATCCTGGAATTTCGGGTGAGTGATTACGGCCTCTCGCCCTACCCGATGTATTTCTTTCATGTGAATGGACGTCATCACAGCTTTGCGATGATCGGCACAGGCCGCCGCGGGCTGCATCATTTCATGGTGGAATATCGCAATCTTGACGATGTTGGTCAGGGGTATGACATCGCGCTGATGGAAGATGATCGTGTCGCCTACACCCTGGGTCGGCATACCAATGACTATATGACATCCTTCTATGCCCATACGCCGTCGAATTTCTTCATTGAAAGCGGGTGGGGCGGTCGTGTCATCGACCTTGATGAATGGCAACCCCACGAAACGCATCTCGGGCCCAGCTTCTGGGGGCATGACAGGGTGCATCTTCCCGAGGATCGACGCGGTGTCATGCGTGATATGCGGCTCAAGGCGGCGGCAGAAGGAAAGCGGACGCCGAGACTTGTCGATTGTCCCTGGCTTTATGATCAACTGAGTGATTGA
- a CDS encoding FAD/NAD(P)-binding protein, translated as MTISVCIIGSGYSAAALALHLVTNGMPADQIAIVGPSPLGQGQAYGCISDDFRLNVRADLMRLWPDDPDHFATWAAENITDDPDSQTAVGHFYRRRDFAIYMADQLASCAGISDIQRHDTLAESITHDPDKDCDDWWISLADGTRFAARKIVIASGNPAPEWPMIPPPDDAPDLVRIPWRGDWPDRIATDARVVIIGGGLTALDALHGLYRRQHDAAITLICPEGMLPPVQTGWDEATPLIWPTPLRASGFLRFMRQTVGDADWTQTEWQRRFESLRVNISAAWQSLPATDQARLMRRVGWLWSLARFRAGPQASGSAQTLIDSGQLKIRRDIVTGLEPAPDGHYLVSLGGGEQITADAIVNCSGAGRDTLMSRLIDDGLIAGHNTAPHRPRITADLTLVGPDGTPHDGLYAVGPVTAHFVGDILGAASISRQAKTLADRIMADRR; from the coding sequence ATGACCATCTCTGTCTGCATCATTGGCAGCGGATACAGCGCCGCCGCTCTGGCCCTGCATCTTGTCACAAACGGCATGCCAGCTGACCAGATTGCCATTGTCGGTCCATCCCCGCTTGGACAGGGACAGGCCTATGGCTGTATTTCGGATGATTTCCGGCTGAATGTCCGGGCCGATCTGATGCGACTCTGGCCGGATGATCCTGACCATTTTGCCACCTGGGCGGCCGAGAACATCACCGATGATCCGGATTCGCAGACGGCGGTCGGGCATTTCTACCGACGCCGGGATTTCGCCATCTATATGGCAGACCAGCTGGCATCATGCGCTGGCATTTCAGACATCCAGCGCCATGACACCCTGGCCGAAAGCATCACGCACGACCCGGACAAGGATTGTGACGACTGGTGGATCAGCCTGGCCGATGGAACCCGCTTTGCTGCCCGCAAGATCGTAATCGCCAGCGGCAACCCCGCCCCCGAATGGCCGATGATCCCACCGCCGGACGACGCGCCGGACCTTGTCCGCATACCGTGGCGTGGTGACTGGCCGGACCGGATTGCCACAGACGCGCGAGTTGTCATTATTGGCGGCGGGCTGACGGCACTTGATGCGCTTCACGGCCTGTATCGACGCCAGCATGACGCCGCCATTACCCTGATATGCCCGGAAGGCATGCTGCCGCCGGTACAGACAGGCTGGGACGAAGCAACACCGCTGATCTGGCCAACACCGCTGCGCGCGTCGGGTTTTCTTCGCTTCATGCGACAGACTGTCGGCGACGCGGACTGGACACAGACAGAATGGCAACGCCGTTTCGAGAGCCTTCGCGTGAATATCTCCGCGGCGTGGCAATCCTTGCCGGCCACCGATCAGGCGCGCCTGATGCGCCGGGTTGGCTGGCTGTGGTCATTGGCGCGTTTTCGCGCCGGACCGCAGGCATCCGGCTCGGCACAGACATTGATCGACAGCGGCCAGCTGAAGATCAGGCGTGACATCGTGACGGGGCTGGAGCCTGCCCCGGATGGTCACTATCTCGTCAGCCTTGGCGGCGGCGAACAGATCACCGCCGATGCCATTGTCAATTGTAGCGGTGCCGGCCGCGACACGCTGATGTCCCGGCTAATTGATGACGGGCTGATCGCCGGTCACAACACCGCCCCTCACCGCCCCCGGATAACGGCGGACCTGACCCTTGTCGGGCCGGATGGGACGCCGCATGACGGTCTCTACGCCGTTGGTCCGGTGACAGCGCATTTTGTTGGTGACATTCTGGGTGCGGCCAGCATTTCACGTCAGGCCAAAACACTTGCCGACCGCATCATGGCCGACAGACGGTGA
- a CDS encoding HIT family protein, producing the protein MNMGFTLDQRLADSSDLVSRVGDIQVRLADDSHYPWLILVPELDNVVELHDLSDDQRNRLFDLASHLGNWMKTTFSADKINVATLGNLVPQLHLHVVARQNGDPAWPGPIWGHASPTPRTEPNRQELIAAVAGYLETCEI; encoded by the coding sequence ATGAACATGGGATTCACGCTGGACCAGAGACTTGCCGACAGCTCTGACCTTGTCTCGCGCGTCGGCGATATTCAGGTCAGGCTCGCCGATGATTCGCACTATCCATGGTTGATACTGGTGCCCGAACTGGACAATGTCGTCGAACTTCACGACCTCAGCGATGATCAGCGCAACCGGCTGTTCGACCTCGCTTCGCACCTTGGAAACTGGATGAAGACCACCTTTTCGGCCGACAAGATCAATGTCGCCACACTTGGCAATCTGGTGCCGCAGCTTCATCTCCATGTTGTGGCACGACAAAATGGCGATCCGGCATGGCCCGGTCCGATCTGGGGTCATGCCAGCCCGACCCCCAGAACAGAGCCGAACAGACAGGAACTGATCGCCGCCGTGGCGGGGTATCTTGAGACATGTGAGATCTGA
- a CDS encoding ATP-binding cassette domain-containing protein: MTSEHRASDSIMTVRDLTLRRDGIPLLNAVSADIRRGSITLLLGHNGAGKTLLLNCLHGLIACDRGTISGPPLASQKMVFQKPIITRRTTAGHLRFLCPDLDHATLHDWLRRAEMDKRVNAPARMLSGGEQQKLALIGALAARPDILFLDEPTAHLDFAATKFVETMVQQANLEGMTIVMTSHNRAQAERLGEDVLLLDNGTIVETAPAERFFNAPSHPLAKQYLAHL; encoded by the coding sequence ATGACGTCTGAACACCGCGCTTCCGACAGCATCATGACAGTGCGCGACCTGACGCTGCGGCGCGACGGCATACCGCTGTTGAACGCTGTGTCGGCGGATATTCGGCGCGGCAGCATCACGCTGCTTCTGGGTCATAATGGCGCTGGAAAGACATTGTTGTTGAACTGTCTCCACGGGCTGATTGCCTGTGACAGGGGCACGATCAGCGGCCCGCCTCTCGCCAGCCAGAAGATGGTCTTCCAGAAACCGATCATCACCCGCCGCACGACCGCCGGGCATCTGCGCTTCCTCTGTCCGGACCTCGACCACGCAACGCTTCATGACTGGCTGCGACGTGCCGAGATGGACAAACGGGTCAATGCGCCGGCCCGAATGCTGTCAGGCGGAGAACAACAGAAACTGGCCTTGATCGGGGCACTGGCGGCGCGTCCGGATATCCTGTTCCTTGACGAGCCGACGGCGCATCTCGACTTTGCGGCGACGAAATTCGTCGAAACGATGGTCCAGCAGGCCAACCTGGAAGGTATGACAATTGTCATGACAAGCCATAACCGGGCGCAGGCGGAACGTCTTGGCGAGGATGTGCTGCTGCTGGACAATGGAACAATTGTCGAGACAGCGCCTGCCGAGCGGTTTTTCAACGCCCCCTCACACCCGCTGGCAAAGCAATATCTGGCGCATCTCTAG
- a CDS encoding SDR family NAD(P)-dependent oxidoreductase: protein MGDAQKTIMLTGASRGIGHATVKRFSDAGWRVITCSRGAVPGQCPWHAGDGDQDHIEVNLESPEEIERGALELMRRLDGKPLHALVNNAGISPKGEHGERLDSVLTPLDIWQLVFQVNVFAPVMLARALIEPLERGNGTVVNVTSIAGSRVHEFAGTAYAASKAALSALTREMASDFGKRGVRVNAIAPGEIMTEILSPGSEEAMLPAIPLGRFGTSEEVAETIFFLCNDSATYINGAELHVNGGQHV, encoded by the coding sequence ATGGGCGATGCGCAGAAAACAATCATGCTTACCGGCGCGAGCCGTGGCATCGGTCACGCCACGGTCAAGCGGTTCTCGGATGCTGGGTGGCGGGTCATCACCTGCTCGCGCGGTGCCGTACCGGGTCAATGCCCGTGGCACGCCGGTGACGGCGATCAGGACCATATCGAGGTCAATCTGGAATCACCCGAAGAAATCGAGCGCGGCGCGCTGGAATTGATGCGACGCCTTGATGGAAAACCGCTTCATGCCCTGGTCAACAATGCCGGCATTTCCCCAAAGGGAGAGCATGGCGAACGTCTGGATTCCGTCCTGACGCCACTGGATATCTGGCAGCTTGTTTTTCAGGTCAATGTCTTCGCCCCGGTGATGCTGGCGCGCGCCCTGATCGAACCTCTTGAGCGTGGCAACGGAACAGTGGTCAATGTGACCTCGATCGCCGGCAGTCGGGTCCATGAATTCGCCGGCACCGCCTATGCCGCTTCAAAAGCCGCGCTCAGCGCGTTGACCCGTGAAATGGCCTCCGATTTTGGCAAACGCGGCGTTCGGGTCAACGCCATCGCCCCCGGCGAGATCATGACCGAGATATTGTCCCCGGGAAGCGAAGAAGCCATGCTGCCAGCCATACCGCTCGGGCGCTTTGGCACGTCGGAGGAAGTTGCCGAAACGATCTTTTTTCTGTGCAATGACAGCGCCACCTATATCAATGGTGCCGAACTGCATGTGAATGGTGGACAGCATGTCTGA
- a CDS encoding aminotransferase — protein sequence MSPDETSKQDKFPGNSPESRDIAFHLHPYTKPAMLADTGPHIMAKGSGVFVHDESGTRFYEGMSGLWCTSLGFSEPELVKAAIDQFEKLPFYHSFAGKTVGPAIDLAEHLISIAPPAADGSSFSKAFFCSSGSEANDTAIKMVWYYQAARGKPEKRKIISRRRGYHGVTMAAASMTALAYAQDGFGLPLDFVKHTTSPCFYNEGLEGETEAEFAKRCADELDELICAEGPETVAALFAEPVMGAGGVIIPPEGYFAEIRRVLEKHDVLLVADEVICGFGRTGHMWGSQAMDVRPDMLTCAKALSSAYLPISAVLMSDRVYETLASQADSLGIFGHGYTYSAHPVCAAVALRAQQLMQERDILGHVKDLAPRFAERVKRMDRFDFIGNTRAIGLIGAMEFSSDAATRGKFDPAVKIAAQAAAAIQENGVILRALPGDIVGFCPPLVITRAELDDMFDRIDDGMDRFATTVDALR from the coding sequence ATGAGCCCAGATGAAACTTCAAAACAGGATAAATTTCCCGGCAATTCCCCGGAAAGTCGCGATATAGCCTTTCACCTTCACCCCTACACCAAGCCGGCGATGCTTGCCGATACCGGCCCGCACATCATGGCGAAGGGAAGCGGTGTTTTCGTGCATGACGAAAGCGGCACGCGTTTCTATGAGGGGATGAGCGGCCTATGGTGCACATCGCTCGGCTTTTCCGAACCGGAACTCGTGAAGGCTGCAATCGACCAGTTTGAAAAGCTTCCCTTCTATCACAGCTTTGCCGGCAAAACGGTGGGACCGGCCATTGATCTTGCCGAACATCTGATCAGCATTGCACCACCAGCCGCCGACGGGTCGAGTTTTTCCAAGGCATTTTTCTGTTCATCCGGGTCCGAGGCCAACGACACCGCAATCAAGATGGTCTGGTATTATCAGGCGGCGCGTGGCAAGCCGGAAAAACGCAAGATCATCAGCCGGCGCCGCGGATATCACGGGGTCACGATGGCGGCAGCCAGCATGACCGCACTTGCCTATGCACAGGACGGGTTCGGCCTGCCACTGGATTTCGTGAAGCACACGACATCGCCCTGCTTCTACAATGAAGGGCTGGAGGGTGAAACCGAGGCAGAATTCGCAAAGCGCTGTGCAGATGAACTTGATGAGCTGATCTGCGCCGAAGGACCGGAAACCGTGGCGGCTCTGTTTGCCGAGCCGGTCATGGGGGCCGGCGGTGTGATCATTCCGCCTGAAGGCTATTTTGCGGAAATCAGGCGGGTTCTTGAAAAGCATGATGTCCTGCTTGTCGCCGACGAGGTGATCTGCGGTTTTGGACGTACAGGCCATATGTGGGGCTCTCAGGCTATGGATGTGCGACCCGACATGCTGACCTGTGCCAAGGCGCTGTCATCGGCCTATCTGCCGATCTCGGCGGTGCTGATGTCGGATCGCGTCTACGAAACGCTTGCCAGCCAGGCGGACAGTCTTGGTATTTTTGGCCACGGCTACACCTATTCGGCGCATCCCGTATGTGCCGCGGTCGCGCTGCGCGCCCAGCAATTGATGCAGGAACGCGACATTCTGGGGCATGTGAAGGATCTGGCACCACGCTTTGCCGAGCGGGTAAAGCGCATGGACAGGTTCGATTTCATCGGTAACACCCGCGCCATCGGACTGATTGGCGCGATGGAGTTCAGTTCCGATGCGGCAACGCGCGGCAAATTCGATCCTGCAGTCAAGATTGCCGCACAGGCAGCCGCCGCGATTCAGGAAAACGGGGTGATTCTTCGTGCATTGCCCGGTGATATCGTTGGTTTCTGTCCACCGCTCGTGATCACCCGGGCCGAACTTGATGACATGTTCGATCGCATTGACGACGGCATGGACAGGTTTGCCACAACAGTCGATGCGCTTCGATAA
- a CDS encoding ABC transporter permease — protein MDNVNPFQIALMMLASGDQELMGIIGLSLTVSLTAVLASLVIGLPIGALLAAYRFPGRIALIVVSNTFLGMPPVVIGLLIYLLISRSGPLGFMGILYTPAAMMLAQTVLVLPISIALSRQAFESLNGEYAPLFQSLGLGRFDRVRALVFEARVALLTIGLACFGRAISEVGAVMIVGGNIRHSTRVMTTSIALATSMGELAFAMALGIVLLLVALTINIVSQLLRHSFRNLGHDV, from the coding sequence ATGGACAATGTGAACCCCTTCCAGATCGCCCTCATGATGCTTGCCTCCGGCGATCAGGAGCTGATGGGGATTATCGGTCTGTCTCTGACGGTGAGCCTTACGGCTGTCCTGGCATCGCTTGTCATCGGCCTTCCCATTGGCGCGCTGCTTGCTGCCTACCGGTTTCCCGGGCGGATCGCCCTGATCGTTGTCAGCAATACCTTTCTAGGCATGCCACCGGTTGTCATCGGATTGTTGATCTATCTGCTGATTTCCCGTTCCGGGCCACTTGGCTTCATGGGAATCCTCTACACACCGGCGGCAATGATGCTGGCACAGACCGTCCTCGTGCTGCCGATATCCATCGCCCTGTCGCGGCAGGCCTTTGAATCGCTGAACGGTGAATATGCCCCTTTGTTCCAGTCGCTCGGTCTTGGCAGGTTTGACCGTGTGCGCGCCCTTGTCTTTGAGGCGCGCGTCGCGCTGCTGACAATCGGGCTTGCCTGTTTCGGGCGTGCGATCTCCGAGGTCGGTGCGGTAATGATTGTTGGCGGCAATATCCGGCATTCGACCCGTGTAATGACCACCTCGATTGCGCTGGCGACATCCATGGGTGAGCTTGCCTTTGCGATGGCGCTTGGCATCGTTCTGCTGCTGGTAGCGCTCACGATCAACATCGTCAGCCAGCTGTTGCGCCACAGCTTCCGGAATCTGGGCCATGACGTCTGA
- a CDS encoding bifunctional 3-(3-hydroxy-phenyl)propionate/3-hydroxycinnamic acid hydroxylase — translation MMNETVSAQADHDVIVVGLGPTGATLANILGEYGLDVLVLEREESVYPLPRAVHFDDEAMRVFQSVGLAEAIGRDARVNVGTKFVDANMDLMLDWSRPQEIGPLGWYPSYRFHQPDLEAELNKGLAARDTVAVQRSANVTSVTDHGNRVTVAYDNDGVGKTVTGRFVVGTDGARSVVRASMDSGWEDLGFQERWLVIDVQLAKPRPDLGDFTIQTCDRSRPTTYVRCPRDWRRWEISLKPDETVEMVTEDSFIWPKLRPAITPDEGTIQRKAVYSFESKLATKWREGRRLIAGDAAHLMPPFLGQGMCTGIRDAANLAWKLVAILKWGAADGILDSYEMERRDHARIYIETAVSVGEMMNSAETAEALTHAIRPDGSAQMQSINRGLERAIGPAGDSFAGMRMPQPSLQDGRRLSDAMQGRFAIIGRGAALQAADLPGSHLALAVDADDHADVDAMLNSLGVEAVVLRPDFYCFGAHTDTGAKGLDSLVTALRDVLGHSG, via the coding sequence ATGATGAATGAAACCGTGTCTGCGCAGGCAGATCATGACGTGATTGTTGTCGGTCTTGGGCCTACCGGGGCAACGCTTGCCAATATTCTTGGCGAGTATGGCCTTGATGTTCTGGTTCTTGAGCGAGAGGAATCGGTCTATCCGTTGCCGCGCGCTGTACATTTCGATGACGAAGCCATGCGGGTCTTCCAGTCGGTCGGTCTTGCCGAGGCCATCGGGCGTGACGCGCGGGTGAATGTTGGCACCAAATTTGTCGATGCCAACATGGACCTGATGCTTGACTGGTCACGTCCACAGGAAATCGGGCCGCTTGGATGGTATCCAAGCTATCGCTTCCATCAGCCCGATCTCGAGGCCGAGCTGAATAAAGGGCTGGCTGCCCGCGATACGGTCGCGGTCCAGAGATCGGCCAACGTCACCAGTGTCACCGATCACGGGAACCGCGTGACCGTCGCCTATGACAATGATGGTGTTGGCAAGACGGTGACGGGGCGGTTTGTCGTCGGTACGGATGGCGCGCGCTCGGTCGTTCGCGCGTCAATGGACAGCGGGTGGGAGGATCTTGGTTTTCAGGAACGCTGGCTTGTCATCGACGTCCAGCTTGCGAAACCGCGTCCCGACCTTGGAGATTTCACCATCCAGACCTGTGACAGGTCACGTCCGACCACCTATGTGCGCTGTCCGCGTGACTGGCGGCGTTGGGAAATCAGCCTGAAACCCGATGAAACCGTGGAAATGGTGACCGAAGACTCGTTCATCTGGCCAAAGCTTCGCCCGGCAATCACCCCGGATGAGGGCACCATCCAGCGCAAGGCGGTCTATAGTTTCGAGTCAAAGCTGGCAACCAAGTGGCGTGAAGGCCGCCGACTGATTGCCGGTGACGCGGCGCATCTGATGCCGCCATTTCTTGGTCAGGGCATGTGTACGGGGATCCGTGATGCCGCCAATCTTGCGTGGAAGCTGGTTGCGATCCTGAAATGGGGGGCTGCAGATGGCATTCTGGACAGCTACGAGATGGAACGGCGGGACCATGCCAGGATCTATATCGAAACGGCGGTCAGCGTTGGTGAGATGATGAACAGCGCCGAGACGGCAGAGGCGCTTACCCACGCCATCCGCCCCGACGGGTCGGCGCAGATGCAATCCATCAATCGGGGGCTTGAACGCGCGATTGGCCCGGCCGGTGACAGCTTTGCCGGCATGCGGATGCCGCAACCGTCGCTGCAGGATGGTCGACGACTGAGCGATGCCATGCAGGGCAGGTTCGCCATTATTGGCCGCGGCGCGGCATTGCAGGCGGCCGATCTGCCGGGTTCGCATCTGGCGCTTGCTGTCGATGCCGACGACCATGCGGATGTTGACGCGATGCTGAACTCGCTTGGTGTAGAAGCGGTGGTTCTGCGACCTGATTTCTATTGTTTTGGCGCGCATACCGATACTGGTGCCAAGGGTCTCGACAGCCTTGTGACAGCGCTTCGGGATGTTCTGGGACACAGCGGCTGA